The DNA window GCTTGGGTTTTTACCTGAATAATCAATTTAGGGGAGTTGGGTGGGTGAGGTAGGGTTTCGTTTGCTTTATATAGACAGAAATTCACCTCTAGATTTATGGCTGCTGGAAGACATGGGGGTTACAGAGACAATGAGTTTAGAAACCGTGAGGGTGATTTCGGGTTATCAAGGAAAGAGGTTGGATATTCAGAAGGTGCCTATGAGGGTAATGGGGCTCGAGAATATGAGAAAAGTAAGGTCAGGAGTCGAGATATTCTTGAAAACAGGGCTAGGATCAGACAGAAGGATATTAGGGAAAGGGAGGTGATGAATGGTGAATATCACTCTACTTCCAGCAGGAGCGATTCAGGAAGTGGTGGTGGTGGCCCTAGGAGACGTGGATATGCGGTTCACACCATGGATCGGGAACCTGGGGAGCTATCAAGTGATGGGTCTGATGAGGCCATTGATTCAGAAATTCAAGCTATTAAAGTGACAGAAATCAATAAGTTTTTAAATGGGAACGAGTTGTCTCCTTTGCTAACTAATAAGAGGAAGTTTTCGCCAATTGTTTGGGACAGAGATGATACAGCATTCAAGACTAGAAAAATTTCAGAGACTATTAACTTACCACCACCGCCTCCTTTATCAAAACCTAAGCACCAATCACCAGCTATTGACCACATGTTTGATGTGAATTTACAGACTGAAACTGAAGATGAGAAGGAGTGTGATGTGCCCCAAGCTTCCTCAATGGAATTACTACCTGATTTGTCAGATTTCTCTGCTGAAACATCCCATCGACAACCTGAAGAATTATTGAATAAACATGGAATTGATGCAGTAGATGGCGATGAAGAAGTGCCTACTACACGAACTATAAAGTCCTCTCGTTGGGCAGACGATATTGATTCCCCGGTTGACGAAGGTGAGATTTCTGATCATGAAGATGTTCGGCAATTAAGCAGGAATTCTCTTTCTGAGTCAAATGAAAGGAGAATTCAAAAATCACTAAGTCCAGACCTTGGAGAGGTGAAAAGAGAAGGTTCTGAAGGAACTACGAGGAGGTCCTTTGGGTCTGAGGAACGGGTTAGGTATTCCAGTAGAGATAGTAACCATGAcaatgatgagaaaaatgacTCTATGGATGTAGATGATGTTCGCAATTACGATGCTACCAGTGTTAGCCAGTCTGACATGGAATCTGGGGACGATCATGATTCTCGTGGTACACC is part of the Primulina tabacum isolate GXHZ01 chromosome 18, ASM2559414v2, whole genome shotgun sequence genome and encodes:
- the LOC142532567 gene encoding cyclin-dependent kinase G-2, translating into MAAGRHGGYRDNEFRNREGDFGLSRKEVGYSEGAYEGNGAREYEKSKVRSRDILENRARIRQKDIREREVMNGEYHSTSSRSDSGSGGGGPRRRGYAVHTMDREPGELSSDGSDEAIDSEIQAIKVTEINKFLNGNELSPLLTNKRKFSPIVWDRDDTAFKTRKISETINLPPPPPLSKPKHQSPAIDHMFDVNLQTETEDEKECDVPQASSMELLPDLSDFSAETSHRQPEELLNKHGIDAVDGDEEVPTTRTIKSSRWADDIDSPVDEGEISDHEDVRQLSRNSLSESNERRIQKSLSPDLGEVKREGSEGTTRRSFGSEERVRYSSRDSNHDNDEKNDSMDVDDVRNYDATSVSQSDMESGDDHDSRGTPEPAHPPQRSFNMLQGCRNVDEFERLNKIDEGTYGVVFRARDKKTGEVVALKKVKMEKEREGFPLTSLREINILLSFHHPFIVDVKEVVVGSNLDSIFMVMEYMEHDLKGLMETIKQPFSQSEVKCLMLQLLGGVKYLHDNWVLHRDLKTSNLLLNNRGELKICDFGLARQYGSPLKPYTSLVVTLWYRAPELLLGAKQYSTAIDMWSLGCIMAELLSKEPLFNGKTEVEQLDKIFKILGTPNETIWPGFSKLPGVKVNFVKHKYNLLRRKFPATSFTGSPVLSDAGFDLLNKLLTYDPDKRMTAEEALNHPWFLEVPLPKSKEFMPTFPAQHAQDRRMRRVMKSPDPLEEQRRKELQQGEFGTAGLFGQ